One genomic region from Nitrososphaerota archaeon encodes:
- a CDS encoding divalent-cation tolerance protein CutA: MTSKSEGRIILSTYPDRETAKIFAKQVVESRLAACVNLVKIESIYTWKGKLEDTDEYLAIFKTSLEAVGKLKETIRNQHPYEVPEIIEIEPRDISKSYLDWLKTSTVIPRST; this comes from the coding sequence ATGACCTCTAAGAGCGAAGGACGCATAATCCTATCAACCTACCCTGACCGCGAAACAGCCAAGATCTTCGCTAAACAGGTTGTAGAGTCACGTTTAGCCGCCTGCGTAAACCTTGTGAAAATCGAATCAATCTACACCTGGAAAGGCAAACTCGAAGACACAGACGAATACCTAGCGATCTTCAAAACAAGCCTAGAGGCAGTTGGAAAGCTAAAGGAAACTATTCGAAACCAGCATCCCTACGAAGTGCCTGAAATCATCGAAATCGAACCCCGAGACATCAGCAAAAGCTACTTGGACTGGCTGAAAACCTCTACCGTCATCCCACGCTCAACGTGA